AATGTTGCGTGTGTAGGAAGTGTTTTACTCAGAAACTTAATCTCCCCAGACACCAGAGAGCCCACATGGGAAGACCTAAACGGCACAAATGTTTGAGGTGTGGGAAAACGTTTGCTTCCCAGGCAAGTCTTTTAATTCACCACAGagtccacactggggagaaaccctacAGTTGTCCAGAATGTGGGAAATGCTTttctcagcagcagcatctcgTGAAACACCAGAgacttcacacaggagagaaaccttacaaatgcatggagtgtgacAAGTGTTTTGCTAATTCTTCTACCTTGGCGAATCACCAGAGTGTCCACACGGGCGAGAAACCCTACAAATGCATGGAGTGCGGAAAATGTTTCGCTTTTGGCTCAGGCCTCGTGGCACACAACAgaatccacactggagagaagccctatgcGTGTtcagagtgtgggaaatgtttccgCTCCCGGTCCCAGCTTGTGAAACACCAGAGGGTTCATacaggggagagaagctacaaaTGCATGGAATGTGAGAAATGTTTTGCTGTCAAATCTACCTTAGAGATccaccagagagtccacacgggagagaagccctataaatgcaccgagtgtgggaagtgttttgCTTACCACTCGTCTTGTATGAatcaccagagaatccacactggagagaaaccttaCCAATGTCCCGAATGCGGGAAATGTTTTTCTCATCAGCCAGATCTTAAGATCCATAAACGAGTCCACACCAGAGAGAAACCCTATCAGTGCTTGCAGTGTGGAAAATGTTTTGGTTATGAATCCAGTCTTGCGATGCATCGCAGACTCCACACCGGAGAGAAACCttacaaatgcatggagtgtggaaagtgtttTGTTCAGCAGTCGAACTTTGTGACGCACCAGAGAGTCCACACCGGGAAGAAACCTTACAAATGTatagagtgtgggaaatgttttacTAATCCATCGGGCTTAGTGACACACCAGAGAgtacacacaggagaaaagccataTGAGTGCCCCAAGTGTGGCAAATCTTTTTCTCGTAGCTCAAGCGTTGCGAAACACCAACGGTCCCACACCGGAGAGAAACCCTATGAGTGTGTGCAGTGTGGCAAGTGTTTTGCTCACTATTCCGACCTTATGCTGCACCACCGAGTGCACACTGGAGAAAAACCTtacaaatgctcagagtgcggCAAGTGTTTTGCATCCCGCTTAGGTTTAGtggaacaccagagagctcacacgggggagaagccgcataaatgcttggagtgtgggaaaagctttgctCGCCATTCAGGTCTTACAACgcaccagagagtccacacgggagagaagccctataaatgtgtgGACTGTGGGAAGTGTTTTTCTCAGCAAACACACCTAGCAACACacaagagaatccacacaggggagaagccttacaAATGTCCCGACTGCGGGAAAGGCTTTGCGCAGCGCGCACACTATGTGATTCACCAGACAATCCACTCGGGAGAGAAACAGTtcaagtgcttggagtgtgggaaatgtttcgcTCACAAGTTAACTTTGGTCATCCATCACAGACTGCAtacgggagagaaaccctataaatgcctcGAGTGCGGGAAATGTTTTCTACAGCAGTCGCGTCTTGTGTCTCATGGACGGGTGCAtacgggagagaaaccctatcaGTGCCCTGAGTGTAGGAAACGGTTCCGTTACCACAGTAATCTTGTGATTCACCAGAAGGTCCACATAGGAGGCAAACAGAACCAGACTAAGCCCCAGAAAACCCATACGAGCGAGAGGCGCTCTGGTAAGCTGCTTATGTATATAACagaggcttggaggaggaggggggagtcaatgtatttttttatttattgcatttacattccaccttttttcctctaaggaacccaaggcggtgtacataattctcctcctcctctccatttttatcctcacaacaacaacaaccctgtgaggtaggttaggctgagagtctgtgactggcccaaagtcacccagtgggtttccatggccaagtggggattagaacttggATCTACCAACTCACAgtccacactacaccacactggctcccattgCTGTACTCTCTGCTCACGGACACACTGGGATTGTTCACACAAAATGTAAACCCACACtgagtggttgaatgtgggttgttattgaaccaagggttagcattttgtctgaagcctcaacattttccacaggatggcttgttaaccaccctgaacaacccaacaacaacccatgggttctttctctttttcctcactccttctgccaccccttctctctccttccttccttccttccttccttccttcccaccctttatttatttatttattaattacatttctataccgcccaatagccggagctctctgggcggttccctttCCCTGTCCTCCCTGCTCTCTGCCACTCCCTTTTGTTTCTCACTCTTTGCCATCCGTTTTCCCTCATTCTTTCTGCTACCCCTTCTCTCTATCTCTAGCatccctttttctctccctcttttttcttgCCCAGCAGGCTACCAGGGAAGAGGCAGATTGCTCCTGTCAGAGCTCTGAACTGATCACATCCAGAGGGCTCTTGAAATAAGGCcgagggccacatgaaattaggcctAGCGCTGCAGGTCGCCCAGCCGGTATACACAACTGCGGGCAGACCCTTATTTAAAGGGACAGCTCTGCTTCTATCAACTTGTCCCTCTCTTGTAATTCTTTCCCAAGCTGTGGCCTTCCTCATGGTtaaagctttggctgttgggcggtataaaaatgcaataaataaataaataaataaataaagatgaagaGTGACAAGGAAAAGCTAATCTGCTGTTTCATGTTGTCACAGTGTCAAATCATTCTCTCATTTCAATTtactttcctccctgctccccaacCCTTCTCCAGGATCTGAGTTGGTAATTCTCTGATTTTATTTCTTGTCATTCCAGCACAAAATTCGAAGATGGGGCATTCCTTTCCTAAGAGTGGAAAACATCAAAGCCACCGCCGCACAGGAAAGAGAACTGTATGAACGGCTTTTATGCAGAGAAacaaggagctaattgctgcaaagggAGGTAGCTAGCTCTTATACACTATCTTTTCTGGTGTCACATACGCagacaccatctaacaggaaatttctagctgaaaagtcCAATACTTGGCATGTtcttatttgggggaaagagtGAATGATAGGAgatagtgggtagagtaggcagggttacaTAGGATACTGGattgtaacaaacaagtattgcaaTAAATGAAACCATAAGATTTATAAACTGCATGAATTtaattattgttaaataaaagttattttgtttcagaaattggattcttaaagtatttatttatttatttattacatttttataccgcccaatagccgaagctctctgggcagttaaaaaaattaaaaccattatgaACATAATAAAActtccaacaatctaaaaacccaaatacaaaatacaatataaaaagcacaaccaggataaaaccacacagcagaaattgttaTAGGATTAAAACACaggattaaaatagcaaagtttaaatttaggtgttaaaatactgagaaaataaaaaggttacacagtgttatatggtggcagcagtgaaggaaaAGAGTGAACAAATCGTCTTGGGCTGGTTGCAGTGAGGCCAAAAGGAGGCAGTGAGCAGCATTATGATGATGTAgtccatggttgggatccttttatTATAGGGAGAAGtaaaggagacccaaagggaaTGATCAAAGACCTAAGAAAACACAGCATCCTCGCATCTTTTGAGAGCTGCCTTTCACCACCCATCCATGCATTACCCTCATAATGAAAGAACGAGTATAAATGAGACCTGCATGGCCTGTATTAGCCTCATGGGTTCCAGTAGCCAGTAGGGCTTCAGCTGGAGAGTTCCTTTCAcctaactagaatcatagaatagtagagttggaaggggcctataaggccatcgaatccaccctaaagcacacctgacagatggtgggggtgatgtcagtggggtggtgattccGCTcctggtttctgtcagaaccctaaaggagctctctgaggTGCTTCcccacattggatagctccttcggaGTTCCCACtaaca
This window of the Elgaria multicarinata webbii isolate HBS135686 ecotype San Diego chromosome 3, rElgMul1.1.pri, whole genome shotgun sequence genome carries:
- the LOC134396013 gene encoding zinc finger protein 160-like isoform X2: MGRPKRHKCLRCGKTFASQASLLIHHRVHTGEKPYSCPECGKCFSQQQHLVKHQRLHTGEKPYKCMECDKCFANSSTLANHQSVHTGEKPYKCMECGKCFAFGSGLVAHNRIHTGEKPYACSECGKCFRSRSQLVKHQRVHTGERSYKCMECEKCFAVKSTLEIHQRVHTGEKPYKCTECGKCFAYHSSCMNHQRIHTGEKPYQCPECGKCFSHQPDLKIHKRVHTREKPYQCLQCGKCFGYESSLAMHRRLHTGEKPYKCMECGKCFVQQSNFVTHQRVHTGKKPYKCIECGKCFTNPSGLVTHQRVHTGEKPYECPKCGKSFSRSSSVAKHQRSHTGEKPYECVQCGKCFAHYSDLMLHHRVHTGEKPYKCSECGKCFASRLGLVEHQRAHTGEKPHKCLECGKSFARHSGLTTHQRVHTGEKPYKCVDCGKCFSQQTHLATHKRIHTGEKPYKCPDCGKGFAQRAHYVIHQTIHSGEKQFKCLECGKCFAHKLTLVIHHRLHTGEKPYKCLECGKCFLQQSRLVSHGRVHTGEKPYQCPECRKRFRYHSNLVIHQKVHIGGKQNQTKPQKTHTSERRSAQNSKMGHSFPKSGKHQSHRRTGKRTV
- the LOC134396013 gene encoding zinc finger protein 845-like isoform X1, whose amino-acid sequence is MGRPKRHKCLRCGKTFASQASLLIHHRVHTGEKPYSCPECGKCFSQQQHLVKHQRLHTGEKPYKCMECDKCFANSSTLANHQSVHTGEKPYKCMECGKCFAFGSGLVAHNRIHTGEKPYACSECGKCFRSRSQLVKHQRVHTGERSYKCMECEKCFAVKSTLEIHQRVHTGEKPYKCTECGKCFAYHSSCMNHQRIHTGEKPYQCPECGKCFSHQPDLKIHKRVHTREKPYQCLQCGKCFGYESSLAMHRRLHTGEKPYKCMECGKCFVQQSNFVTHQRVHTGKKPYKCIECGKCFTNPSGLVTHQRVHTGEKPYECPKCGKSFSRSSSVAKHQRSHTGEKPYECVQCGKCFAHYSDLMLHHRVHTGEKPYKCSECGKCFASRLGLVEHQRAHTGEKPHKCLECGKSFARHSGLTTHQRVHTGEKPYKCVDCGKCFSQQTHLATHKRIHTGEKPYKCPDCGKGFAQRAHYVIHQTIHSGEKQFKCLECGKCFAHKLTLVIHHRLHTGEKPYKCLECGKCFLQQSRLVSHGRVHTGEKPYQCPECRKRFRYHSNLVIHQKVHIGGKQNQTKPQKTHTSERRSGTQGGVHNSPPPLHFYPHNNNNPVSTKFEDGAFLS